A genomic region of Prevotella scopos JCM 17725 contains the following coding sequences:
- a CDS encoding RagB/SusD family nutrient uptake outer membrane protein, whose protein sequence is MKTVRTYILAGVAAFALTSCNDYLTTVPKDAMSPATTWKTGDDAEKFLVGCYDGWEEGAALLYWDAGSDFAYNNFPWEGFTNIGNGSLSPSSPGWSFYDYTIIGRCNTFLENVDKCVFSSDAVKKDLVAQVKAIRAYNYFRMGFLYGGVPIVKPFTSAQEARVPRNTEQEVKDLVFKDLDEAIADINTSPAARGRIAKGAALAMKMRAALYWGDYQKAKDAAQAIIDLGQYTLDSDYSNLFKLAGQNSNEIILAVQYKSGTRPIGTIGQLYNNGDGGWSSVVPTQNCVDNYEMSNGMTIDEVGSGYDATHPFHGRDPRMAMSILYPGCDWNDGVFNTLDENVNGKKNPNYPTNAANASKTALTWRKYLDPKSQYSDVWDTECSPIVFRYAEVLLTWAEAENELNGPSANVFAMIDKVRTRVGMPAVDQSKYNTKDKLRELIRRERGSEFAGEGLRRADILRWTSNGKMVAETVLNGPLNRITGTINTSATDPTMRAVVSGSSKVEDRTFQTFNRYLPIPQWNISDNPKLEQNPGYAK, encoded by the coding sequence ATGAAAACTGTAAGAACATATATATTAGCAGGTGTGGCAGCCTTTGCGCTCACATCTTGTAATGACTACCTTACCACTGTGCCGAAGGATGCAATGTCGCCAGCTACAACATGGAAGACGGGCGACGATGCTGAGAAGTTCCTTGTGGGCTGTTATGATGGTTGGGAAGAAGGTGCAGCCTTGCTTTATTGGGACGCTGGCTCTGACTTTGCGTACAACAACTTCCCTTGGGAAGGCTTTACCAATATCGGTAATGGTTCGCTCTCACCATCGTCTCCGGGCTGGTCGTTCTACGATTATACTATCATTGGTAGATGTAACACCTTCCTTGAGAATGTTGATAAGTGTGTATTCAGCAGCGATGCGGTAAAGAAAGACCTCGTTGCGCAGGTGAAGGCTATCCGTGCTTACAACTATTTCCGCATGGGTTTCCTCTATGGTGGTGTGCCAATCGTTAAGCCTTTCACCAGTGCTCAGGAGGCACGCGTGCCACGTAATACGGAGCAAGAGGTGAAGGATTTGGTATTCAAAGACCTTGATGAGGCAATTGCTGATATCAATACGTCTCCTGCTGCACGTGGACGTATCGCAAAGGGTGCTGCCTTAGCTATGAAGATGCGTGCTGCCCTCTACTGGGGCGACTATCAGAAGGCGAAGGATGCTGCTCAGGCTATCATCGACTTGGGACAGTATACGCTTGATAGTGATTATTCGAACCTCTTTAAGTTAGCTGGTCAAAACTCTAACGAGATTATCCTTGCTGTACAATATAAGAGCGGTACTCGCCCAATCGGAACTATTGGACAGCTGTATAACAATGGCGATGGTGGTTGGTCATCAGTCGTTCCAACACAGAATTGTGTTGACAACTATGAGATGAGCAATGGTATGACTATCGACGAAGTTGGCTCTGGCTATGATGCAACGCATCCTTTCCATGGTCGTGATCCTCGCATGGCTATGAGTATTCTCTATCCTGGTTGCGATTGGAATGATGGCGTCTTCAATACGCTCGACGAGAATGTTAATGGTAAGAAGAATCCAAACTATCCAACCAATGCTGCCAATGCTTCCAAGACTGCGCTCACATGGCGTAAGTATCTGGACCCAAAGAGTCAGTATTCTGATGTATGGGATACCGAGTGTAGCCCTATCGTCTTCCGTTATGCTGAGGTACTTCTGACATGGGCTGAGGCTGAGAACGAGTTGAATGGTCCTTCTGCCAACGTCTTTGCAATGATTGACAAGGTGCGTACCCGCGTAGGTATGCCTGCTGTTGACCAGTCAAAGTATAACACTAAGGACAAGCTCCGTGAGCTGATTCGTCGTGAGCGTGGCTCTGAGTTCGCTGGTGAGGGTCTCCGTCGTGCTGATATCTTACGTTGGACAAGCAATGGTAAGATGGTCGCAGAGACAGTATTGAATGGTCCATTGAACCGCATCACAGGTACTATTAACACATCTGCTACCGACCCAACAATGCGTGCCGTAGTCAGTGGTAGCAGCAAGGTTGAGGATCGTACGTTCCAAACCTTCAACAGATACCTGCCAATCCCACAGTGGAATATCTCTGATAATCCTAAGTTGGAGCAGAATCCGGGGTATGCGAAGTAA
- a CDS encoding SusC/RagA family TonB-linked outer membrane protein: MSNFMKVRKTYKKNPPLLTGSLAFSLAFGLMAFAPSPVLANADANTSMSVQQQKQSINGVVKDANGDPVIGASVLANGTPVGVTDMDGRFSVSVAPGTELKISYVGFATQSVMVRSGVTNYNITLKDENSALSEVVVVGYGTQKKANLSGSVAQLDSKALENRPISNVSSGLQGLLPGITVTGADGAPGLDNGTILVRGVGTLNSASPYILIDGVEAGTLNSLDPEDIASISVLKDASSAAIYGSKASNGVILVTTKRGQNGAPKVSYSGYFGIQNATALMERMNSADAAYYYNKALERSGKAARFSDEAIKKFRDGSDPYNYPNTDWYDLAFKTAWQNRHSVNITGGNEYVKYLASAGYLKQSSILPNAGREQFNGRANLDMVLSKRITAHLNLAYIQNNYRDASSAYAGGSSDQIIRQLNIIAPWIVYKYEDGTYGTVSDGNPMAWLESGMTVNRNNRNFTGMIGLDYQILKDLKLTLQGAYVDASQRYSYFQKFIQYNPNKASDPNKLEIAHYDWHRTTFDAFLNYDKSFSQHNFKAMLGWHTERYKYLPDWMYRKNFPNNELTDMNAGDASTQQNAGNTRELAMVSYFGRLNYDYAGRYLFEANFRSDASSRFAEAHRWGFFPSFSAAWRISEEPFMESSKSWLNNLKLRASWGQLGNQDALDDYYPWMNTYNLNAKYPFGGQLTPGYYQGSYHLETISWERSTTWGVGLDFTLFGGLTGSLDYYNRKTTGIIMNVSAPAEFALGAYKDNIGALRNQGVELSLAYAKQLNKDWTINVGANFAYNKNKILNLGDGTEYIGSGNRRTAVGQQYNSFFMYKATGKFFNSQQEADDYTAKYGNPFGRKFMAGDLIYEDTNGDDKLDSNDRIYTKHTDIPAITYGFNLGATWKNIDLSMIWQGVGAVSHIYNREVLGEFSGDASHPSTLWKDSWTDDNHNAKLPRVFETGNSPSDMTRAMSTFWLWNTAYLRLKTLQLGYTLPKSALKAVGLEKVRIYYAGENLLTFDALPFNIDPEVTSERGSSYPLLRSHSIGINITF, encoded by the coding sequence CTTTCGGGTTGATGGCGTTTGCACCATCCCCAGTATTAGCCAATGCGGATGCGAACACGAGTATGAGTGTTCAGCAGCAAAAGCAGAGTATTAATGGTGTGGTAAAAGATGCTAATGGCGACCCAGTCATTGGTGCTTCTGTACTGGCAAATGGTACTCCAGTAGGGGTGACCGACATGGACGGTCGCTTCTCAGTCTCTGTTGCTCCGGGTACGGAGTTGAAGATTAGTTATGTTGGTTTCGCCACTCAGAGCGTCATGGTGAGAAGTGGTGTGACGAACTATAACATTACTCTAAAGGATGAGAACAGCGCACTTAGTGAGGTTGTTGTTGTCGGTTATGGTACACAGAAGAAGGCAAACCTCTCTGGTTCTGTTGCACAGCTTGACAGTAAGGCACTCGAAAACCGCCCTATCTCTAACGTGTCTTCAGGCTTGCAGGGATTGCTTCCTGGTATCACGGTGACCGGAGCAGACGGTGCGCCGGGTCTTGATAATGGTACGATTCTTGTGCGTGGTGTGGGAACATTGAACTCCGCTTCGCCTTATATCTTGATTGATGGTGTTGAGGCAGGAACACTCAACTCGCTCGACCCAGAGGACATTGCGAGTATCTCTGTCCTGAAGGATGCTTCTTCAGCAGCCATCTATGGTTCTAAAGCATCTAACGGTGTGATTCTGGTAACTACAAAACGAGGGCAGAATGGTGCGCCAAAGGTTAGTTATTCAGGTTATTTTGGTATTCAGAATGCAACAGCCTTGATGGAAAGGATGAATTCTGCCGATGCCGCTTACTATTATAATAAGGCATTGGAACGTAGTGGTAAGGCAGCACGTTTCTCTGATGAAGCGATTAAGAAGTTCCGTGATGGCTCAGATCCTTACAACTATCCTAATACAGACTGGTACGATCTTGCATTCAAAACCGCTTGGCAGAACCGCCATAGCGTGAACATTACGGGTGGTAATGAGTATGTGAAGTATCTTGCTTCTGCAGGTTATCTCAAGCAGAGCAGTATTCTTCCTAATGCAGGTCGTGAGCAGTTTAATGGTCGTGCGAATCTCGACATGGTGTTGTCAAAGCGCATCACTGCCCATCTTAACCTTGCTTATATCCAAAACAACTATCGCGATGCAAGTAGTGCATACGCTGGTGGTAGTAGCGATCAGATTATTCGTCAGCTGAATATCATTGCTCCTTGGATTGTTTATAAGTACGAAGATGGTACTTATGGTACTGTTTCTGATGGTAACCCAATGGCTTGGTTAGAGTCTGGAATGACCGTAAACCGCAACAATCGCAACTTTACGGGTATGATTGGACTCGACTATCAGATTCTGAAAGACTTGAAGTTGACGCTGCAGGGCGCATATGTTGATGCTTCTCAGCGTTACTCTTACTTCCAAAAGTTCATCCAGTATAACCCTAATAAGGCCTCTGACCCTAACAAGTTGGAGATTGCTCACTATGACTGGCATCGCACAACCTTCGATGCGTTCCTGAACTATGACAAGTCATTCTCACAGCATAACTTCAAGGCTATGCTCGGTTGGCATACTGAACGCTATAAGTATCTGCCAGACTGGATGTATCGTAAGAACTTCCCTAACAACGAACTTACTGATATGAACGCTGGTGATGCTTCGACACAGCAGAATGCTGGTAATACTCGCGAGCTGGCGATGGTGTCTTACTTTGGTCGTCTGAACTACGACTATGCAGGTCGTTACCTCTTTGAGGCAAACTTCCGTTCTGATGCTTCTTCACGCTTTGCAGAAGCTCATCGCTGGGGTTTCTTCCCATCATTCTCTGCTGCATGGCGTATCTCTGAGGAACCATTCATGGAGAGTTCAAAGTCATGGTTGAACAACTTGAAGCTGCGTGCATCATGGGGTCAGCTCGGTAATCAGGATGCCTTAGACGATTACTATCCTTGGATGAACACTTATAACCTCAATGCGAAGTATCCATTTGGTGGTCAGCTCACTCCGGGTTACTATCAGGGTAGCTATCACCTTGAGACAATCTCTTGGGAGCGTTCTACTACATGGGGCGTTGGTCTTGACTTTACCCTCTTCGGTGGTTTGACTGGTTCGTTGGATTACTACAACCGCAAGACGACTGGTATCATCATGAACGTGTCTGCTCCAGCAGAGTTTGCACTCGGTGCTTACAAGGATAATATCGGTGCATTGCGCAATCAGGGTGTGGAACTCTCATTGGCTTATGCAAAGCAGTTGAACAAGGATTGGACAATCAATGTCGGTGCGAACTTCGCTTACAACAAGAATAAGATTCTCAACTTGGGCGACGGCACAGAATACATTGGTAGTGGCAACCGCCGTACAGCAGTAGGTCAGCAGTACAATAGCTTCTTTATGTACAAGGCTACTGGTAAGTTCTTCAACTCACAGCAGGAGGCTGACGACTACACAGCGAAGTATGGCAACCCATTCGGACGTAAGTTCATGGCAGGTGACCTTATCTATGAGGACACAAACGGTGATGATAAGCTCGATTCAAACGACCGTATCTACACCAAGCATACGGATATCCCAGCAATTACCTACGGTTTCAACCTCGGTGCAACATGGAAGAACATTGACCTCTCTATGATTTGGCAGGGTGTTGGTGCAGTATCTCATATCTACAACCGTGAGGTACTTGGTGAGTTCTCTGGTGATGCCAGCCACCCTTCAACACTGTGGAAAGACTCATGGACAGACGACAATCACAATGCTAAGTTGCCACGTGTATTTGAGACAGGAAACAGCCCAAGCGACATGACTCGTGCTATGTCAACCTTCTGGTTGTGGAACACAGCTTACTTGCGTTTGAAGACTTTGCAGTTGGGTTACACCCTTCCAAAGAGTGCGCTCAAAGCAGTTGGTCTTGAGAAAGTACGTATCTACTATGCAGGTGAAAACCTCCTTACCTTCGATGCATTACCATTCAATATTGACCCAGAAGTGACCAGCGAGCGTGGATCATCTTATCCATTGCTGCGTTCACATTCTATCGGTATCAATATCACATTCTAA